From the genome of Deltaproteobacteria bacterium:
TGGATTTCACCGTTATTCGGACACCCGGCCTCAACCCTTGCCTTGGAAATGCCGATAGGCAGCGGTACCCCCCCCGGCAAGGCCGTGCCCTGGCCGGTTAAAGAGGCGGTCGCCACGGCGGAAAGGGGGACATCGCTTTGTCCGAACACGCTGGCAAAGAAGGTGGCAACTTTTCCGTTGGCCGAATTATCCCGTCTGGCCGTTACGCTTACGGCATCCGGGTGATTTAGAGTCGGGGTTAGAACCCGGTTCGTTTTATCCCATACGCCGACGATAACATCCCCGTCGGCGATACTGATATTTAGTCCGGCCGCCTTGTTTTTCAGGGCTATGTCTTTAGCCATAGCTATAAGGGTGGATGGGTCACAGAGGTAGGCCTGTTGCTCATCATAGGTCATTCCCGCATAAATCGACCCCAATTGACTGGCAGCCGCCAGGGCCGAAGCATCCGCTATATTCTGGAGTTCATTCCTGGAGGCCAGGATATAACCCACATCTATGGCCAGAGCGGATATGGCCACCAGGACAAAAAGCATTATACCTGCCATGATAGCGGTAGCCCCCCGTCTTTCCTCTATTTTGGCCATTAGCCCCGAATTTATCTTCATATCCCTTTTCACTCGCATTTCATTACCGTTGAGGCCGTTAAAATCATGGGACCGCTCATGCTTTCGGAGCCGAGAAGAGCCAGTAGATTAGGGAAAGCCAGGAAATTATAGTTATAACTTACGGTGACCGTTACCTCATTGGTTCCAAACATCCCCCTTGGCGGATCGGGGCAGACCGTCGAGGTGATTGCAGGCGTAGCCTTTGGAAAACCGATCAGGTAATTATTGCAATAATTGGAAACCACGGTACTAATCTGCCCCGCGGTCATACTGGGATCGGCCATGACTATTCCATAACGGGCCCCTTCCCGGCTGGCATTGGTGATCACTTGTTTGTTGTAAAAAAGAAGGGCGAATTCAATGATGCCAAAAAGGATCAACGCCAGGAGGGGCAGGACCAACCCGAACTCTACGGCCGCCCCGCCCCGTTGACTTTTCAATCTCATTGTTTTCTCCATAATGTTTATTTGATGGTGCCGAAGTTAATGGAATAAACCGGAGACTTATCCTCTTTTTCAAAACCCTTCCAATATCTTTCCAGGGCCTTCTGGGCCGCCTGGGCATTCAACCCGACAACCGGCTCCAGATTTTTTTCGGCCTGTGGATTTAATATC
Proteins encoded in this window:
- a CDS encoding pilus assembly protein, encoding MEKTMRLKSQRGGAAVEFGLVLPLLALILFGIIEFALLFYNKQVITNASREGARYGIVMADPSMTAGQISTVVSNYCNNYLIGFPKATPAITSTVCPDPPRGMFGTNEVTVTVSYNYNFLAFPNLLALLGSESMSGPMILTASTVMKCE